The following nucleotide sequence is from Halobacillus mangrovi.
CACTGGAATTCCAGGGGATGTGAACAGGTAAGTGAGAGCCAGTTCCCATCGCGTGATCGGGTTCAGACCTTCTTCTACAGCTAGATGAGTAAAGCGGGAGACATTCGGGCTATCCATATAATGTAAGAGCTGATTGGGATTTGTGTATTTTTTCCGATTTTCTTCCCATATGTTATATAAACCATCAAGTGATCGTCCTGAAGAGGCAAAGACTTCCCGAATATTTTCATTCAATGCCGTATCGATCCTTCCACTCCCAGCTGCTGAGATATTCGATGCAATGAAAAAGTTTTCGTTCTCAGCCATGACTTCGTCCCTAAATGTTTGAATGAATTCAGATGAGGTCGATGTTGCGTCAACGATCTTGAATCCATCTACTCCTGTTTGATCTATCCAAAATTGTGCTGTTTTGATTAAGTATTGTTGGACTTCAGGGTTGCTTGTATTCAAAGGACGCGCTTCTGCTAGCCAAGGATTATGGCTTTCCGTTGCTCCATCCTTAAACCAATCTGTCTTAGATTGATCCTCCAACCAAGGGTGTTCAGGACTGGTGTGTCCAATCACCAAATCAAGCATAACCTTCATATCCCGTTTATGTGCTTCTTCTATAAGCCGTCTGACATCTTTTACATTTCCAAAATGTTCTTCCACTTTGCGGAAGTCCTCAATCCAATATCCATGATATCCATTCTTACTGTTCGCCATTATCGGAGACAGTTCAATAGTTGTAAATCCAAGTTCTTTTATGTGATCTAATTGATCGATCACTCCCTGAATGTCACCTCCATGGTAAGCATCAGGGTTACTTGTGTCGACATTGTCATTATTTTTGACACTACCGTTCATGAATCGGTCGACCATTAAATAATAAATGCTTTCATCCTGCCATTTTCGTCCTTCTTTTTCAACGGCTCCTACCGGGAGGGCGTATAAAAAAAGTAACGGGACCATGAGAACGATTATTGATTTTCTCATTACCGCTCCTCCTTCGAACATTAATGCTAACCCTTCTAGAGTATCCCTTTTGACGGTCTATCGTCAATTGAATCTCGCCGTTTTGGTAGCGAATACATAAATTAGTCACATTTGATAAATCAATCTACTTTTAACATGTTAATATTCATAAATTTGATTTATTCAACGTACTAGCGTATCTTAAAACACTTGATTTGAAGATATTGTAGGTCCGTTGCTTTAAAAAGGGGTGGCATGGCGGGAAAATAACTCGCTTTCCTGCGGGGGAACTGGCTAGCCTCCTCCGTCAGTGCGCTCCCTGCGGGGTCTCGCCTAGCTCCTTCTCCCGCGGGAGTCTCGTCATTTTCCCACCACACCCTCTTTCATAAAATTACCGTCCCCTATCCATAAACCATATAGAAAATCAAATTAAACCGTTATATTGTAAACCCACTAGAAATGTAATTTTTCATTAGTACCACACTTGTAGAAAAACCATTGCAATTCTGGATTCACCCTATTACGAGCCGCATAAACTCCATACTATAAAAGGTAGTTCAAGCTTCTCATATCGTATGGCGGATGGGAGAACGGTGAGACTCCTCTGGGATGCTCATGGTAGTTGAGACCCCGAAGGAGTCTCAGCACATGCCCACGGAAAGCGAGCCGTTTTCCCATTCACCATTACTCACACAAAAACCTCGAAGCTTAATACTTCAGATTAGCAGGCAATTATGGAGTAGAAAGCATAACCAAAAAAATACCGCCCTTGTGAGGACGGTAGAGAGGTCTTCTATAATCGAATGCTGTATGTCTTGAGCCAATAGTTGATCTGGCACAGGTGAGCGATTAATTGTGGGCCAGTCATGAGCTGACCGAACCAAGGGGTATCGATTGATTTTCCTTCTGAATCATTCAACTTCCGGATTCGGTCACGATCAAACAAATCAAAAATTGGAGCATTCGCATCTGCTAAAATATCATTCATCCACGTGCACACGGCTTTTGTATAATCTGGATGAAAGGTCTTTGGATAAGGGTTCTTTTTCCTGAACAATACTTTATCCGGTAAAACTCCTCTTAAAGCCTGGCGAAGCAACCCTTTCTCCTGATTATTGTAATGTTTCATGCTCCACGGGATATTCCATGCATACTCGACAATCCTATGGTCACTGAAAGGCACACGTACTTCAAGGCTTGCGCCCATACTCATCCGGTCTTTCCTTTCTAAAAGGGTTTGCATGAACCAGTTCATATTAAGATAAAGCATTTGCCTATGCTTTTGAGCTGCTTCGTCTTCCCCTTTAAGTAGCGGCGCTTCATCCACCGTTTCCTGATAGCGACGTAGCATATAAGCTTCAATATCTACGTTCAAGTCACTTCTAACAAGCGAAACACGCTCATCCAACGACCTGATCCATGGAAAGCCTT
It contains:
- a CDS encoding alpha-amylase family glycosyl hydrolase, yielding MRKSIIVLMVPLLFLYALPVGAVEKEGRKWQDESIYYLMVDRFMNGSVKNNDNVDTSNPDAYHGGDIQGVIDQLDHIKELGFTTIELSPIMANSKNGYHGYWIEDFRKVEEHFGNVKDVRRLIEEAHKRDMKVMLDLVIGHTSPEHPWLEDQSKTDWFKDGATESHNPWLAEARPLNTSNPEVQQYLIKTAQFWIDQTGVDGFKIVDATSTSSEFIQTFRDEVMAENENFFIASNISAAGSGRIDTALNENIREVFASSGRSLDGLYNIWEENRKKYTNPNQLLHYMDSPNVSRFTHLAVEEGLNPITRWELALTYLFTSPGIPVLYFGSEVPLDDGGDPSSISMMNFKAEDEELKRRIEKLTSMRDQFPALTRGDFKEMYNNDGLAVFKRTYQDQTMIIAINNAEETKSTELTNLKDDQQLTGLIQDGIIRQQKDGVYRLGMERETADVFLVEPDRGYNWLFIGFVGGVLSLFVIAVVAIGLKNRKANHS